The DNA sequence GCGGTGCGCGTCAGGTGATGTGCATCAAGGTCCTGGGCGGTTCACATCGGCGTTATGCCAGCGTAGGGGATATCATCAAGGTGACCGTCAAGGAAGCCATCCCCCGCGGTAAAGTGAAGAAAGGCCAGGTCCTGAAAGCTGTCGTGGTACGCACCCGCAAGGGTGTTCGCCGTCCCGACGGTTCGCTGATCCGTTTCGACGGAAATGCGGCAGTACTTCTGAACAATCAGGACGCTCCTATTGGTACCCGTATCTTCGGACCGGTTACCCGTGAACTGCGTAATGAGAAGTTCATGAAAATTATCTCACTGGCACCCGAAGTACTTTAAAGGACCAGAGGCCGGTTATGAAAAAGATCAAACGAGATGACGAAGTAATCGTCACCACGGGGAAAGATAAAGGCAAACGTGGTAAAGTCCTGAAGGTTCAGGACGATGGCCGTGTGGTTGTTTCTGGGATCAACATGATCAAGAAGCACACCAAGCCGAACCCGATGCTGGGCACCCCAGGTGGCATCGTCGAAAAAGAAGCACCTATCCAGGCTTCCAACGTGGCTATTTTTAATCCGCAGACCGGCAAAGCCGATCGTGTTGGCTTCCAGATCAAGGAAGACGGCGCGAAAGTGCGGATCTTCAAGTCCACGAACGAAGCTGTCGATAACCAGTAAGCGGTGGTGGTTACGATGCTTAACATGAAAGAGCAGTACAGTAAGGAAGTGGTACCCGCCCTGCAGAAAGAGTTCGGCTACAAGAACGTTATGCAGGTGCCGCGTATCGAAAAGATCACCCTTAACATGGGTGTCGGCGAAGCGGTTGGTGACAAGAAGCTGATTGAGAATGCCGTGGCGGATCTCGAGCGCCTGGCAGGTCAAAAAGTGGTTGTCACCAAGGCACGTAAATCCGTTGCGGGTTTCAAAATCCGTGAAGGTTGGCCGATCGGCTGCAAAGTTACCCTGCGCGGTGAGCGCATGTGGGACTTCTTTGATCGCCTGGTTCACATTGCGGTTCCCCGCATTCGTGACTTCCGCGGTCTGAATCCCAAGTCCTTCGACGGACGCGGTAACTACAGCATGGGCGTGCGTGAGCAGATCATTTTCCCTGAGATCGAGTACGACAAAGTCGACAAGATCCGTGGTCTGGACATCACCATTACCACCACTGCCGGTACCGACGATGAAGGCCGTGAACTGCTGAAAGCGTTCGGCTTTCCGTTCAAGCGATAAAGGAACGAGTGTAATGGCTAAGGTTTCCATGAAGAACCGCGAGCTCAAGCGCGAAAAGACCGTTGCGAAGTTTGCAGCGAAGCGTGCAGAGCTCAAGGCGATTATCAAGAACCCTAATACCAGCGATGATGACCGTTGGGATGCTCAGATGAAGCTTCAGCAGCTTCCTCGTGATGCAAGCCCGTCGCGTCTTCGTAATCGTTGCCAGGTGACTGGTCGTCCCCACGGCGTACTGCGCAAGTTCGAGCTTTCACGGATCAAACTCCGTGAATACGGCATGCGCGGCGATGTCCCGGGCCTGACCAAGGCAAGCTGGTAAGATAGGCACCCTGACTTCGGTCGGGTGCCTGTTGGTAAGCGGTGCGGCAAGCCGCTGCACAACTAAAAAGATCAGGAGCCTCATACCAATGAGTATGCAAGACACGCTTGCGGATATGTTTACCCGTATCCGTAATGCACAGATGGCGTCTAAGACAGATGTTACGATGCCGTCTTCAAAAATGAAGATCTCCGTGGCCCAGGTCCTCAAGGACGAAGGTTACGTAGAGGAATTTTCCGTTTCAGCCGACGCGAAGCCCGAGCTGACGATTACTCTGAAGTATTTCGGTGGCAAGCCGGTTATTGAAGAGATCAAGCGGGTCAGCCGTCCGAGTCTGCGCCAGTACAAAGGCGCTGGGGAACTGCCGAAAGTATCCGGTGGTCTGGGAGTCGCGATTGTCTCAACGTCCAAGGGCGTTATGACAGACCGCGCCGCACGAGCTGCTGGCGTGGGTGGCGAAGTCATCTGCACCGTATTCTAGGAGATACACATGTCCAGGGTTGCCAATAATCCTGTCGTGCTGCCTTCCGGTGTTGAGGTTAAGCTGAACGGACAGGAAATTAGTGTGAAGGGTTCCAAGGGAGCGCTTCAATTCACCATTCACCAGGCGGTCGAAGTAAAGCAGGAAGAAAACGTTCTGCGCTTCGTGGCTCGCGATGGTGCTACAAAGTCCCGCGCTCTTGCTGGTACTACTCGTGCATTGGTCAACAATATGGTGACCGGTGTATCCACAGGCTTTGAGCGTAAGCTCCAGCTGACGGGCGTAGGTTATCGTGCCCAGGCGCAAGGTAAGAAGCTCAATCTGACACTGGGGTTCTCTCACCCGGTTGAATATGAGCTGCCCGAGGGGATTACCGCAGAAACTCCGTCCAATACGGAAGTTGTGATTCGCGGTATCGACAAGCAACAGGTTGGCCAGGTCGCTGCTGATGTCCGCGCGTTCCGTCCGCCCGAGCCTTACAAGGGCAAGGGTGTTCGTTATGCGGATGAGCAGGTCAGACGCAAAGAAGCCAAGAAGAAATAAGGCGGGACTATGAGCGCGAATAACGAAAGATTGCGTCGCGCACGCAAAGTGCGCATGAAGATCCGTGAACTGGGTACCAATCGTCTGTGTGTTCATCGCACACCGCGTCATATGTACGCCCAGGTCACGACTGCAGATGGCAGCAAGGTTATTGCCACTGCCTCCACGTTGGATAAGGAACTGCGCCAGGGTGCAACCGGTAACGTGGACGCTGCCAAGAAGGTCGGTCAGCTGATTGCTGAGCGCGCCAAGGCGGCAGGAGTTGAGCAGGTTGCTTTTGACCGCTCCGGTTACCGTTATCACGGGCGCATTCAGGCTCTGGCCGACGCAGCCCGTGAAGCTGGCTTGCAATTCTAAGAGGTGGAGAAGATGAGCGTTAACGAACAGAAGGCGCCTGAGCTCCAGGAGAAGCTGGTTCAGGTCAATCGTGTCGCCAAGGTTGTAAAAGGTGGCCGTATTTTCGCCTTCACCGCACTGACCGTGGTGGGTGATGGTAAAGGTCGCGTTGGTTTTGGCCGTGGTAAGGCGCGTGAAGTGCCGGTCGCCATTCAGAAGGCTATGGAAGCTGCGCGCAAGAACATGGTCGACGTACCGCTGGACGGCACCACGCTTCAGTATCCGGTGAAGGCTCAGCATGGCGGCTCCAAGGTCTACATGCAGCCGGCTTCCGAAGGTACGGGCATCATCGCCGGTGGCGCGATGCGCGCCGTCCTGGAGGTGGCAGGTGTTCAGAACGTACTGTCCAAGTGTTACGGGTCTACCAACCCGGTGAACGTGGTACGTTCCACCATCAAGGGTCTCCAGGCAACACAAGCGCCTGAAGATATTGCAGCCAAGCGCGGTAAGACCGTGGAAGAGATTCTGGGTTGAAGTCATGGCGAACGCAAAAACGATCAAAGTAACTCTGACCCGCAGCCCCATCGGCTGTCAGCCCAAGCACAAGTTGTGCGTCAAGGGCCTGGGTCTTCGTAAAATCGGTCATACCGTGGAAGTGGAGGACACTCCCTCCATTCGCGGCATGATCAACCGGGTGGATTACCTGGTTCGGGTTGAGGAGAACTAAGATGCGTCTGAACGAACTTAGTCCGGAACCCGGTTCACGCCAAGCTCCGAAGCGGGTTGGTCGTGGTATCGGTAGCGGTCTCGGCAAAACCGGCGGTCGCGGTCACAAGGGTCTGAAAGCTCGCTCTGGCGGCAGTGTTGCTCCCGGTTTCGAGGGTGGTCAGCA is a window from the Marinobacter arenosus genome containing:
- the rplN gene encoding 50S ribosomal protein L14, with translation MIQTQTMLEVADNSGARQVMCIKVLGGSHRRYASVGDIIKVTVKEAIPRGKVKKGQVLKAVVVRTRKGVRRPDGSLIRFDGNAAVLLNNQDAPIGTRIFGPVTRELRNEKFMKIISLAPEVL
- the rplX gene encoding 50S ribosomal protein L24 — protein: MKKIKRDDEVIVTTGKDKGKRGKVLKVQDDGRVVVSGINMIKKHTKPNPMLGTPGGIVEKEAPIQASNVAIFNPQTGKADRVGFQIKEDGAKVRIFKSTNEAVDNQ
- the rplE gene encoding 50S ribosomal protein L5, yielding MLNMKEQYSKEVVPALQKEFGYKNVMQVPRIEKITLNMGVGEAVGDKKLIENAVADLERLAGQKVVVTKARKSVAGFKIREGWPIGCKVTLRGERMWDFFDRLVHIAVPRIRDFRGLNPKSFDGRGNYSMGVREQIIFPEIEYDKVDKIRGLDITITTTAGTDDEGRELLKAFGFPFKR
- the rpsN gene encoding 30S ribosomal protein S14; translation: MAKVSMKNRELKREKTVAKFAAKRAELKAIIKNPNTSDDDRWDAQMKLQQLPRDASPSRLRNRCQVTGRPHGVLRKFELSRIKLREYGMRGDVPGLTKASW
- the rpsH gene encoding 30S ribosomal protein S8, giving the protein MSMQDTLADMFTRIRNAQMASKTDVTMPSSKMKISVAQVLKDEGYVEEFSVSADAKPELTITLKYFGGKPVIEEIKRVSRPSLRQYKGAGELPKVSGGLGVAIVSTSKGVMTDRAARAAGVGGEVICTVF
- the rplF gene encoding 50S ribosomal protein L6; amino-acid sequence: MSRVANNPVVLPSGVEVKLNGQEISVKGSKGALQFTIHQAVEVKQEENVLRFVARDGATKSRALAGTTRALVNNMVTGVSTGFERKLQLTGVGYRAQAQGKKLNLTLGFSHPVEYELPEGITAETPSNTEVVIRGIDKQQVGQVAADVRAFRPPEPYKGKGVRYADEQVRRKEAKKK
- the rplR gene encoding 50S ribosomal protein L18, which translates into the protein MSANNERLRRARKVRMKIRELGTNRLCVHRTPRHMYAQVTTADGSKVIATASTLDKELRQGATGNVDAAKKVGQLIAERAKAAGVEQVAFDRSGYRYHGRIQALADAAREAGLQF
- the rpsE gene encoding 30S ribosomal protein S5 — translated: MSVNEQKAPELQEKLVQVNRVAKVVKGGRIFAFTALTVVGDGKGRVGFGRGKAREVPVAIQKAMEAARKNMVDVPLDGTTLQYPVKAQHGGSKVYMQPASEGTGIIAGGAMRAVLEVAGVQNVLSKCYGSTNPVNVVRSTIKGLQATQAPEDIAAKRGKTVEEILG
- the rpmD gene encoding 50S ribosomal protein L30 produces the protein MANAKTIKVTLTRSPIGCQPKHKLCVKGLGLRKIGHTVEVEDTPSIRGMINRVDYLVRVEEN